The genomic interval CGTCGAGACGACGGTGCCGCTGGGCTCGTGACCGGCGACGACGCCCCGGTAGGCGGGACCGTCCACCCCGCGGTGGCTCTTGTGCTCACGGTAGATGTAGCCGATGTCGCTGCCGCAAATACCGGCCGCGCCCACCCGCAGCAGTACCTGTCCCGGGCCGGGCACGGGCACGGGCAGCTCCCGCACCTCGGCGGTGCTGTTGCCCGGCAGGTACACGCCGCGCATGGTGGCGGGCAGCGGGGCGGTGGTGTCGCTCATGGGGTGTCCTTCGTGTGGGTCGAGCGGGTCAGGGCGGACGGGTCACGTGGTGCGTGTCGTGAGGCTCTTGCGGGAGATGACGACGTTGATGAGTACGGCACCGACGATGATCAGGCCGCGCACGACGTCCTGGAGGAAGGAGTTGACTCCCAGCAGAACCAGCCCGTTGGCGATCACCGAGATGAACACGACGCCCAGCATCGTCCCGACCAGGCTTCCCCGGCCTCCGGCGAGAGCGGTGCCGCCGATGACGACGGCGGCGATCACGTCGAACTCCAGGCCCGCTGCCGCGCCGCCGTTGCCCGAGCCCAGCCGGGCCGCCATCAGGATGCCGGTGAGAGCGGCGAGCACTCCCGTCGTGGCGAAGAGCACCACGCGCACCCGGCTGATCCGGATGCCCGCCAGCCGTGCGGCGGCTGCGTTGCCGCCCACCGCGTAGACCGACCGCCCGTAGGCCGTCCGGCGGGCGACGTACCAGAACGCCAGGAACAGCAGCACCAGAACGATCGCCGGGGTGGGGACGCCCAGGATCTTGCCGCCGAGCGCCTCCATGAATCCGCCACCAGGGGTGGCGACGGGGAGCGCGTTGGTGCTGTAGAGGGCCAAGCCGCCCAGCGCGCTCCAGAGTCCGAGCGTCGCGATGAAGGACGGCACCCCGAACCGGGCGCGCAGCCAGCCGGCCGCCGACCCCCAGAGCGCACCGGCGATCAGGGTGAGCAGCAGCGCGATCGGCAGCCCGAAGTCCCATTCGGAGGCGGCCTTGGCGAAGAGCACCGAGGCGAAGGCCACGGCCGGGCCGATACTGATGTCGATCTCCCCGGCGATGATCACCAGGGTGACGCCGAGGGCGGGTATGCCGACGGTCGCGGCGTCCCGCAGGATGCCGAGCTGGTTGTCGGCGCTGAGGAATCCGCCCGCGATGACGCCAAGCACGATGTACAGCACCACGACGGCGGAGAGCAGACCGAGTTCGTTCAGGTGGCGCAGCCTGCGGAAGCGGACGGCGCCTGCCGGTGATGACGTGGGGCCGGACGGCTTGTCGGACACAAGGGTCGAGGACATGGTTGTCTGCCTCACACTTCCACGGCCATGGTGGCGGCCATGATGTCGTCGAGAGTGATGTCGGGTGCGAGGAACTCGCGGGTGAACCGGCCGTTCTGCAGCGTCAGGACCCGGTCGCAGACGAGCGGCAGTTCCTCCAGCTCGCCGGAGACGAAGACCACGGCGGCGCCTTCGTCGGCCAGGGACCGGATCAGCCGGTAGATCTGCTGCTTGGCCTCGACGTCCACACCTCGGGTGGGTTCGTCCAGAAGCAGCACCCGGCTGCGGGCGTGCAGCCAGCGGCCGATGACGGCCTTCTGCTGGTTGCCGCCGCTGAGGTTGACGATGGGGGTGTCCAGGCCCGGGGTCTTGACCGCGAGCCGGCGCACCAGCTCGTCACCGCCCTCAGCGGCCCGGCGGGGGGAGAGACCGACCCGGCCGCTGATCCCGGCGAACCAGGCCATCGTCATGTTCTCGCCGACGCCCAGCAGCGGGACGATGCCCTCGCCCTTGCGGTCCTCGGGGGTCATGCCCACCCCGAGCCGCTTCATCTCGGCCGCGGAGGGACGCGCGACCGGCCGCCCCTCGAAGGCGACCGTGCGCTCGGCCTCGGGCTCGAACCCGGCGACCGAGCGCAGTAGTTCGCTGCGTCCGGACCCCAGAAGCCCGCCGATGCCCAGCACTTCACCGGCGTACAGGTCGAAGCCGATGTCCTCCAGCTTCGGCGCCAGCGTCAGGCCCCGCACGGACAGCAGCGGGGCACCGGAGCGGTTCACCGTGCGTGGCGCGAACGGCTCCTGCTCACGGGCGGCCTGGCCGAGCATGAGGGCGACGATCTGTGTGGTGGTCGCCTCCTGGACGTCCACGGTGTCCACCACTCTGCCGTCCCGGACGACGGTCACGCTCCGCGCCACCTGCCGGATCTCGTCCAGCCGGTGGCTCACGTAGATCACCGCGACACCGGATGCGGAGATACGGCCGACCGCCTCCAGGACGGTGCGCGCCTCACCGGCGGCCAGCGCGCTGGTCGGCTCGTCGAGGATCAGCAGCCGAGGCCGGCGGCGTACCGCGCGGGCGATCTCGACGAGCTGCTGCTCGGCCAGCGAGAGGGAGCCGACCGTGGCCTCGGGACTGACCCGTACGTCCAGTTCGGCCAGCACCTCGGCGGCCTCGCGGCGCATGCGGGGGAAGTCCACCCCGGACAGGCCACTGCGGGGCCACTCGCCGAGGAACAGGTTCTCGGCGACCGTCATTTCCGGTACCAGGCTCAGTTCCTGGTGGACGGTGGCTGCACCCAGCTCGGCCGCCCGGCGCACCCCGCCGTGCCCCAGGGTCTCACCGCCGATGCGTACCTCACCGCTGTCGGGGACCTCAACACCGGACAGCATCCGGATGAGCGTGGACTTGCCCGCCCCGTTGCGTCCGAGGAGGGCGCGGACCTCACCGGGTTCGATCCGGAAGTCGACGTCGGACAGCGCGCGGACACCCGGGTACTGCTTGTTCAGGCCGCTCGCCTCGGCAGCCGGCACGGGGGCGGGCCGGCCGGGCGGCGGTGAGGGGGTCGTCATACTCGCTCCAGGGGAACCGGAGGGACGGGAAAGGGTCCGGAAGGGGTCCTGACGGCGTCGGCCGCGGACCCGGCGGCCGTCACGGCAGGCCGTCCGGGTGGGTGGTCAGCCACTCGCGGGCGTCCTCGGGGGTGGAGTAGAGCCTCACCGGGGCCGGCACGATGGGGCTGTCCAGCTTCTCGCCGTCGATGACCTTCGCGGTGGTGCGCGCGGCCAGCTCACCGACCTCGATCCCGGAGATGTCCACATCGGCCCTGAGTACCCGGTGGTCGGCCAGCTCCCGGGCCAGGTCGGCCGTCATGTCGCTGCCGAAGACCACCGTCCGGCCGACGAGGCCGCGCTGGCGCACGACGCGCACAGCGCCCATCGTGCTGCCGCCCGACTCTCCGTAGAAGGCGTCGACCCGAGGCTGCGCACTCAGGATGCGGTCGGCGACCTCGAGGGCCTGGTCGATCGTGGTGCCCTGCTGGTTGGTGACGATCCGCGCCGCGGGCAGCTCGGCGAACAGCGCCTTCTCGAAGCCCAGCCGGCGCTGGATGCACACCTCGACCGTCTCGCAGTTGAGTACGGCGATGTGGGGATCGTCGATGCCTTCGGACTTGAAGTACTTGGCGGCCTCCGCCCCGGCCAGCTCCCCGAACTTCAGGGGATCGCCCAGCACCCAGGCGCTCACGTACTTCCGCGTCGCCTCCTCGGTCAGGCAGGTGTTGTAGCAGACGACCTTGACGCCGCTCTCGTGCGCCAGGCGCACGGCGGGGACGGACGCCGTGGTGGAGACGGGCGAGAGCACCAGGGCCTTCACCCCCGCGGCGCTGACGGTGTCGACGAAGGTGCTCTCCCTGGAGGCGTCGCCCTGGGCGTTCAGCTCCAGCAGCTGCACCTCATCCCCGAGGCTGCTGACCGAGTCCTGCATGCCTTTACGGACACCGGCGTAGAAGCCCTGTGCGTCCATGTAGACCAGCCCGACCCGGCCCCCGTCCCCGGCCCGCGGTATGCACCCGGTCAGCGCGACCATCGTCAGCGCAAGACCGAGGCACACGACGACCGCGGTGCGACGCCGCTCCCTGCCGTTCCTCATGACATCACTCCGAATCACGTGCAAAAGCTACGCACGACCACATTCAGCGCGGATCGGCGCCGCGGCGTGTGCTCCGAGTATGAAAGAGACACCCGAGCAAGGTCAAGATTAATTGCTAATTAATGAATTGATCGTGATCGGCGCCCATGTTGCCGGGCGGTGACGCCTCCGGAGAGCCATACGGGCATCGCGAGGCAGCGTGCCGGCGGAGCGAAGCAGCGTGCCGGCGGAGCGAGGCGGCCCTCTCGGGGACCGGGGAGACCGCCGAACACGGGCCGGGACCCGCACGTACGCCGCCCTGGCGCGGCGCCCGAGCGGCCAGAGCGGCAAAGCAGCAGATCGAACCGCGCTCCGGAAGCCGGCGGACCCTCGTACGGTCGGCGCGGCCCTGGGGGGTGGTGGCCGCTGCCGCGCGGCCCAGCCATACGTTCGGGCGGCACTTCGGCAGCCGCACGACAGGCGCCGCCCCCGCTTCCTGCCCGCCCGCTGGAAGCGCAACCAGAAAACCGCCCCGGGGTCCGCGACGACGCCAGGTCCGACGAACTGCGTGCGCTGCCCGCCCGGTACGGGGAAGGAACTCGCCTGAGCCGGCCGGCGGCGCATACCGGCCGGCTGTCACGCCCCCCCTCGCTCAAGCACTCAGGCGCAGATGCCGGAGCACGGAAGGAGCACCGCCCCGGTCAGTAGCCGACGTCGAGGAGTCGATGCCGGTGAAGTCCACCAGCAGTCCGTGCGCGCCGTCCGCGGTCCTTGAAGCAGATCTCCTGGAGTCCTTTTGGCCACGATGTCCTGGAGCTGCTGCTCGGCGGCGCCGGCGCGGTCTCCGGCTCGCCCATCCCGTCCGGGCTGACCCCCACCACCCCGTCCCCCGGTTCCCTGACAGGCTGCTCACCAGGGAACCGGGCCGTGCTCGTCGAATCGGAAGACCTCACCCAGTGCGTCGCCTGCTGGTGACTACCTCATTGTGTCAGGACCTCTTAGACCGTGTCCTACGTGGTGCTGGCTCGTTGGGCTCGTCATGGGGCGGGGTAAGTGGAGTTGGATTGTTCCGGACGGGCTGTGGGAGATCGCGGAGCCGCTGAACCCGCCGTCGAAGGCGCGGCCGCAGGGCGGCGGGACGCAGGACACGCCTGATGAGACGCTGTTCGCGGCGATCATCTACGTGCTGGTGTCCGGGTGCGCCTGGCGGGCGCTGCCCCCGTGCTTCGGGATATCGAAGTCCACAGCCCACCGCAGGTTCCTGATCTGGTCCAGAGCTGGCGTCTGGGGACGGTTGCACGAGGAGATCCTGCACCGCCTGGACGATGCCAGCCTGCTCGACCTGTCCCGTGCCGTTCTCGATTCCGCCCACGTGAGGGCTAAAAAAGGGGCGAACTCACAGGTCCGAGCCCCGTGGACCGGGGCAAGCCGGGTTCCAAGATGCACATCCTGTCCGACGCGAACGGACTGCCCCTCCTCGTCGGCCTCTCCGCCGCGAACACCCACGACAGCCTCGCGCTGAAACCCATGGTCGCCGGTCACCAAACGAGACACGACCCCCACCGCGGCCGCTACTTCAAGCCCCAGCGCCTGCACGCCGACAAGGCATACGACGTACCTCACCTGAGGAAATGGCTCTGGGGCAAACACATCGGCGTGCGCATCGCCCGCAAGGGAGTCGAGTCCAGCGAACGGTTAGGCCGCCGCAGATGGGTCATCGAGCGGACCATGTCCTGGCTGACCGGCTACCGCCGACTCAACCACCGCTACGAACGCCACCCCCGCAACTACCTGGCCTTCCTCGGCCTCGCAGCCG from Streptomyces sp. B3I8 carries:
- a CDS encoding ABC transporter permease, translated to MSSTLVSDKPSGPTSSPAGAVRFRRLRHLNELGLLSAVVVLYIVLGVIAGGFLSADNQLGILRDAATVGIPALGVTLVIIAGEIDISIGPAVAFASVLFAKAASEWDFGLPIALLLTLIAGALWGSAAGWLRARFGVPSFIATLGLWSALGGLALYSTNALPVATPGGGFMEALGGKILGVPTPAIVLVLLFLAFWYVARRTAYGRSVYAVGGNAAAARLAGIRISRVRVVLFATTGVLAALTGILMAARLGSGNGGAAAGLEFDVIAAVVIGGTALAGGRGSLVGTMLGVVFISVIANGLVLLGVNSFLQDVVRGLIIVGAVLINVVISRKSLTTRTT
- a CDS encoding sugar ABC transporter ATP-binding protein, encoding MTTPSPPPGRPAPVPAAEASGLNKQYPGVRALSDVDFRIEPGEVRALLGRNGAGKSTLIRMLSGVEVPDSGEVRIGGETLGHGGVRRAAELGAATVHQELSLVPEMTVAENLFLGEWPRSGLSGVDFPRMRREAAEVLAELDVRVSPEATVGSLSLAEQQLVEIARAVRRRPRLLILDEPTSALAAGEARTVLEAVGRISASGVAVIYVSHRLDEIRQVARSVTVVRDGRVVDTVDVQEATTTQIVALMLGQAAREQEPFAPRTVNRSGAPLLSVRGLTLAPKLEDIGFDLYAGEVLGIGGLLGSGRSELLRSVAGFEPEAERTVAFEGRPVARPSAAEMKRLGVGMTPEDRKGEGIVPLLGVGENMTMAWFAGISGRVGLSPRRAAEGGDELVRRLAVKTPGLDTPIVNLSGGNQQKAVIGRWLHARSRVLLLDEPTRGVDVEAKQQIYRLIRSLADEGAAVVFVSGELEELPLVCDRVLTLQNGRFTREFLAPDITLDDIMAATMAVEV
- a CDS encoding IS5 family transposase (programmed frameshift); its protein translation is MGRGKWSWIVPDGLWEIAEPLNPPSKARPQGGGTQDTPDETLFAAIIYVLVSGCAWRALPPCFGISKSTAHRRFLIWSRAGVWGRLHEEILHRLDDASLLDLSRAVLDSAHVRAKKGGELTGPSPVDRGKPGSKMHILSDANGLPLLVGLSAANTHDSLALKPMVAGHQTRHDPHRGRYFKPQRLHADKAYDVPHLRKWLWGKHIGVRIARKGVESSERLGRRRWVIERTMSWLTGYRRLNHRYERHPRNYLAFLGLAAALCCYKRLARHTT
- a CDS encoding substrate-binding domain-containing protein; translation: MRNGRERRRTAVVVCLGLALTMVALTGCIPRAGDGGRVGLVYMDAQGFYAGVRKGMQDSVSSLGDEVQLLELNAQGDASRESTFVDTVSAAGVKALVLSPVSTTASVPAVRLAHESGVKVVCYNTCLTEEATRKYVSAWVLGDPLKFGELAGAEAAKYFKSEGIDDPHIAVLNCETVEVCIQRRLGFEKALFAELPAARIVTNQQGTTIDQALEVADRILSAQPRVDAFYGESGGSTMGAVRVVRQRGLVGRTVVFGSDMTADLARELADHRVLRADVDISGIEVGELAARTTAKVIDGEKLDSPIVPAPVRLYSTPEDAREWLTTHPDGLP